The following are encoded together in the Citrus sinensis cultivar Valencia sweet orange chromosome 1, DVS_A1.0, whole genome shotgun sequence genome:
- the LOC102611132 gene encoding UDP-glucuronic acid decarboxylase 2-like — MGSHELIHRSQTSQTQDQIIGLDSSPRPSKSVKSFRNPVQYMLRSQRLIFLFIGIAISSLIFSKLPLRQHQIANPALLTTSETTQLSRRRVLYEAAEVQHVNAGGKVPLGLQRKSLRILVTGGAGFVGSHLVDRLMDRGDSVIVVDNYFTGKKDNLIHHFGNPRFELIRHDVVEPILLEVDQIYHLACPASPVHYKFNPVKTIISNVVGTLNMLGLAKRVGARFLLTSTSEVYGDPLQHPQAETYWGNVNPIGVRSCYDEGKRTAETLTMDYHRGLGIEARIARIFNTYGPRMCIDDGRVVSNFVAQALRKEPLTVYGDGKQTRSFQFVSDLVEGLIRLMEGDHVGPFNLGNPGEFTMLELAEVVQEIIDRNARIEFRPNTEDDPHKRKPDITKAKQLLGWEPRVTLRKGLPLMVADFRHRIFGDQKEAAAGGGGGDATSSSMYSAN, encoded by the exons ATGGGTTCTCATGAGTTGATCCATAGAAGCCAAACAAGCCAAACACAAGACCAAATTATTGGCCTTGATTCATCACCAAGGCCTTCGAAATCAGTTAAAAGTTTCCGAAACCCAGTTCAGTACATGCTTCGTTCTCAACGACTCATCTTTCTCTTCATTGGCATCGCCATTTCCTCTCTCATCTTCAGCAAACTTCCCTTACGTCAACACCAAATCGCCAACCCGGCTCTTCTGACGACGTCCGAGACAACCCAACTGAGTCGGCGCCGTGTCCTCTACGAGGCTGCGGAGGTACAACACGTAAACGCGGGTGGCAAAGTGCCGTTGGGATTACAAAGAAagagcttgaggattttggtAACGGGTGGGGCCGGGTTTGTGGGGAGCCACCTCGTGGACCGTCTGATGGATAGAGGTGATAGCGTCATCGTcgttgataattattttaccgGTAAAAAGGATAACTTGATTCACCATTTTGGTAACCCGCGGTTCGAGCTCATTCGACACGACGTCGTGGAGCCAATTCTTCTAGAAGTTGATCAGATCTACCATCTTGCTTGCCCCGCCTCGCCTGTTCATTACAAGTTCAATCCTGTCAAGACCATCATATC GAACGTGGTGGGGACACTCAACATGTTAGGGCTAGCTAAAAGAGTTGGGGCACGGTTCTTGTTAACAAGCACTAGTGAAGTGTACGGTGACCCTTTACAGCATCCGCAGGCCGAGACCTACTGGGGCAATGTCAACCCCATCG GTGTAAGAAGCTGTTATGATGAGGGCAAGCGCACAGCAGAGACCTTGACCATGGACTATCATCGAGGACTTGGAATTGAG GCGAGGATTGCTAGGATTTTTAACACTTATGGACCACGAATGTGCATTGATGATGGTCGTGTTGTGAGCAACTTTGTCGCCCAA GCGTTGAGGAAGGAGCCATTGACTGTTTATGGCGATGGAAAACAGACTAGAAGTTTCCAATTCGTTTCAGACCTG GTTGAGGGCCTAATAAGGCTAATGGAGGGCGATCATGTCGGTCCTTTTAATCTCGGCAATCCTGGTGAATTCACCATGCTTGAACTAGCTGAG GTCGTGCAAGAGATAATAGACCGAAATGCAAGGATAGAGTTCAGGCCAAACACAGAGGATGATCCACATAAAAGGAAGCCAGACATTACAAAGGCTAAACAGCTTCTTGGGTGGGAGCCAAGAGTGACCCTCCGGAAGGGGCTTCCTCTCATGGTTGCCGACTTCCGGCATCGAATTTTTGGTGACCAGAAGGAAGCTGCTGCTGGTGGTGGAGGAGGTGATGCCACTTCTTCTTCGATGTACTCTGCTAATTAA
- the LOC102611423 gene encoding protein pleiotropic regulatory locus 1: MPGPAMDLEPVEPQSLKKLSLKSQKRALDLFSPTHGRLPPPDPESKKIRISHKLNLEYGGIKSTNEPRRQVNSTTIAHRNQPSGSSDVLALPGPEGSRDAQKAGAQNALVVGPSAQPKGLNNVGPSGKSSAIVSTSASSERNLSTSAIMERIPSKWPRPEWHAPWKCYRVISGHLGWVRSVAFDHSNTWFCTGSADRTIKIWDVAKGTLKLTLTGHIEQVRGLAVSSKHTYMFSAGDDKQVKCWDLEQNKVIRSYHGHLSGVYCLGLHPTIDILLTGGRDSVCRVWDIRTKMQIFALAGHDNTVCSVFTRPTDPQVVTGSHDSTIKFWDLRYGKTMLTLTHHKKSVRAMALHPTEDCFASASAENIKKFNLPKGEFLHNMLSQQKTIINSMAVNEEGVLATGGDNGSLWFWDWKSGHNFQQAQTIVQPGSLDSEAGIYALSYDVTGSRLVTCEADKTIKMWREDETATPETHPLNFKPPKDIRRF, from the exons ATGCCCGGACCAGCAATGGATTTAGAGCCGGTAGAGCCACAATCACTAAAGAAGCTAAGTCTCAAATCCCAAAAGCGAGCTCTCGATCTCTTTAGCCCTACTCACGGCCGCTTACCTCCTCCCGATCCTGAAAG TAAAAAAATTCGCATAAGCCATAAG CTAAATCTTGAGTATGGAGGTATTAAAAGTACCAATGAACCTAGGCGTCAAGTTAATTCGACTACAATAGCTCATCGGAATCAACCATCTGGATCTTCAGATGTCCTTGCTCTTCCAG GGCCAGAAGGCTCTAGGGATGCACAGAAAGCAGGTGCTCAAAATGCTTTGGTTGTTGGTCCATCTGCGCAGCCTAAGGGACT AAATAATGTTGGTCCTTCAGGCAAAAGCAGTGCCATTGTATCTACTTCTGCATCATCTGAaag GAATCTTTCAACTTCTGCAATAATGGAACGAATCCCGAGCAAGTGGCCACGTCCTGAATGGCATGCTCCATGGAAGTGCTACAGA GTCATTAGTGGCCATTTGGGATGGGTAAGATCTGTTGCATTTGATCATAGCAATACATGGTTTTGCACTGGCTCTGCAGATCGTACAATTAAG ATATGGGATGTAGCAAAAGGAACACTAAAGTTGACACTAACAGGTCATATTGAACAAGTACGAG GTCTTGCTGTTAGCAGCAAACATACTTATATGTTCTCTGCCGGTGATGATAAACAAGTTAAATGCTGGGATCTTGAACAAAATAAG GTTATCCGGTCTTATCATGGCCACCTAAGTGGTGTTTACTGCTTGGGTCTTCATCCCACCATTGACATATTGCTTACAGGGGGTCGTGATTCTGTTTGCCGg GTCTGGGATATTCGTACAAAAATGCAAATCTTTGCATTGGCTGGGCATGATAATACAGTTTGCTCAGTTTTCACTCGACCTACG GATCCACAAGTTGTTACTGGCTCCCACGACTCAACCATTAAGTTTTGGGATCTTAGATATG GGAAAACGATGTTAACTCTCACACACCATAAGAAATCTGTGCGAGCAATGGCTTTGCATCCTACAGA GGATTGCTTTGCTTCTGCATCAGCtgaaaatattaagaaattcAACCTTCCAAAGGGAGAGTTTCTACACAACATGCT CTCACAGCAGAAAACTATCATTAACTCCATGGCTGTCAATGAGGAGGGTGTCTTAGCTACAGGAG GTGACAATGGGAGTCTGTGGTTCTGGGATTGGAAAAGTGGTCACAATTTCCAGCAAGCCCAAACAATTGTACAGCCTG GTTCATTGGACAGTGAAGCGGGTATATATGCTCTCTCCTATGATGTAACTGGTTCAAGACTTGTTACATGTGAAGCTGACAAGACAATCAAAATGTGGAGAGAAGATGAAACTGCCACCCCGGAAACTCATCCCCTCAACTTTAAGCCTCCAAAAGATATCCGGCGATTCTAG
- the LOC102611723 gene encoding putative E3 ubiquitin-protein ligase LIN-1, which produces MSINSMASISSSSSFHHDHEKPPGLEIIRALVVSINEFILEFITHVERWHALKLRCASKLNMKRKEFFEFSEHSILSNLYWGIDSIEAAIQAEWPEEKARRLCNSERLLQAPALLDEQEVTSGIPNCYLVSCAYFYLSVIKKLQEDELQVALHFLQALSVYPRLIGTEFAPELCKCLFPSLGLPKLQAMSGRKILESDETNGSDAMRLIARRYKHWLMYYQVLLHEETPQRHCGYREVSSSGVEAQFHTHEIRGRSESSSSIEHVPKLQTSSNKLMLYAKVHPLDPQEDVTNDTTVGTKACRKIPEIQEYGKDIKNLDEVPRLQRRTAGLRKKSSTKCLYDMLQESESDRSTTVGSCSTEIEEESDSEANMGIVKSLIANEGTSAVDRRPENFDQKLQAYCSSSGSESAKISFLRAPKRPMYKESNGTNSNRNFSRRFLSSSGHFNLSILELRDKISNGSCHVEGKISKQHKVQPSDCVLSSSLQSCRFTEMDFRGSSEGKKNNSSGRKKFNEECLNGEKDAKSELLEIIEKAISSLCFSGDLRKCNKDYVVEVTTLYKMLNSKTGVKYDMLQDVILEQLLTAISASKEETVIRASVSILTTIILANESVIEDIKKKGLRLSDLATALKRNVPEAAILIYLIKPSPTEIKTLELLPTLVEVICTSKLYKGKLESVRLTPPAASLMIIEVLVTAFDYATNNMHLAAINSPRVLCGLLDVARHQNLEELISLATILVKCIQFDGQCRKYLSEFTAVAPLACLLQSGEKRAIMIALEFFHEILRIPRSSAIDLLQRIHKEGNINILHILKLSLQQLQSDYQLLAANLLLQLDTLENTTGKSVFTEEAMQVILKAVASEESSTMQLLSSFILSNIGGTFSWTGEPYTVAWLVKKAGLNSSWLQNMIRNFDWLDQSLQDRGVDSWSSKIAKSIIEIGKPIYYALEKGLKSKTKSVCRDSLTTIAWLSFEVSKSPNSVRHSACQILLDGVEQFLHPGLELEERLLACLCIYNYASGKGMQKLIRSSEGVRESLRRLSNVTWMAEELHKAADYYLPNISRISCVHTQILEASHKCSGAVTALIYYKGLLCSGFSDGSIKMWDIKKQSAVLVWGVKEHRKAVTSFSLFEPGESLLSGSADKTIGVWQMVQRKLELIEVIATKEPIRKLDTYGKTIFASTQGHRMKVIDSSRTLKDIYRSKGIKSMSVVQGKIYIGCMDSSIQELAVSNNVEREIKAPFKSWRLQSKPINSLVVYKDWLYSASSSVEGSNIKEWRRHRKPQISIAPEKGTTIQAMAVVEDFIYLNYNSSASSLQIWLRGTQQKVGRISAGSKITSLLTANDIVLCGTETGLIKGWIPL; this is translated from the exons ATGTCTATCAATTCAATGGCTtccatttcttcttcatcaagcTTCCATCATGACCATGAGAAACCACCGGGCCTCGAGATCATTCGGGCACTTGTAGTTTCAAtcaatgagttcattcttGAATTCATTACACACGTTGAAAGGTGGCACGCTTTAAAATTGAGATGTGCCTCCAAGCTGAACATGAAAAGGAAGGAGTTCTTTGAATTCTCTGAGCACTCGATTTTATCAAATCTTTACTGGGGTATAGATAGCATCGAAGCTGCAATTCAAGCGGAATGGCCTGAAGAGAAAGCTCGTAGGTTATGTAACTCTGAGAGACTGCTTCAGGCACCGGCGTTGCTTGATGAGCAAGAAGTCACATCTGGAATCCCGAATTGTTATTTGGTTTCCTGCGCTTACTTTTATCTGTCTGTGATTAAGAAGCTACAAGAGGATGAGTTGCAAGTGGCGCTGCATTTTCTTCAAGCATTATCGGTTTATCCGAGGCTTATTGGAACAGAATTTGCACCAGAACTTTGTAAGTGTCTTTTTCCTTCACTGGGGTTGCCTAAACTTCAAGCAATGAGTGGAAGGAAGATATTGGAATCCGATGAGACGAATGGTAGTGACGCGATGAGGCTGATCGCAAGGAGATACAAACATTGGCTAATGTATTACCAAGTCCTTCTGCACGAAGAGACTCCTCAGAGGCACTGTGGATACAGAGAGGTTTCGTCTTCTGGTGTGGAAGCTCAATTTCATAC GCATGAGATACGCGGCAGGTCTGAATCTTCCAGTTCAATTGAACATGTACCAAAATTGCAAACTTCTAGTAAT AAATTAATGCTGTATGCAAAGGTGCATCCACTTGATCCTCAAGAAGATGTAACTAATGACACAACAGTCGGAACAAAGGCATGCCGAAAAATTCCAGAAATTCAAGAATATGgtaaagatataaaaaatttggatgAAGTACCGAGGTTGCAACGTCGTACTGCAGGGCTGAGAAAAAAATCAAGCACCAAATGCCTCTACGATATGCTGCAAGAGTCTGAGTCGGACAGGTCAACTACAGTTGGTTCATGCTCTACTGAAATTGAGGAAGAAAGTGACTCTGAG GCAAACATGGGGATTGTTAAAAGTTTAATAGCAAACGAAGGAACAAGTGCAGTTGATCGACGGCCAGAAAATTTTGATCA AAAGCTGCAGGCTTATTGCTCGTCATCAGGGTCGGAATCCgcaaaaatttctttcctGCGAGCTCCCAAACGTCCAATGTATAAAGAATCAAATGGAACAAACAGCAATAGGAATTTTTCTAGAAGATTTTTAAGTTCTAGCGGGCATTTCAACTTATCCATTCTGGAACTCAGGGACAAGATATCAAATGGTTCTTGCCATGTAGAGGGCAAGATATCAAAACAGCATAAAGTCCAGCCCTCTGATTGCGTGCTATCTTCATCTCTGCAGAGTTGTAGGTTTACCGAAATGGACTTCCGAGGAAGCTCTGAAGGAAAAAAGAACAACTCATCTGGCAGGAAGAAATTCAATGAAGAATGTTTAAACGGGGAAAAGGATGCGAAGAGTGAATTGTTAGAAATAATTGAGAAAGCAATTTCAAGCTTGTGTTTCTCAGGAGATTTAAGGAAATGCAACAAAGATTATGTTGTAGAAGTCACAACCCTTTATAAGATGCTGAATAGTAAAACAGGAGTGAAATATGATATGTTGCAGGATGTGATTTTGGAACAACTGCTAACAGCCATTTCAGCTTCCAAAGAGGAAACAGTGATAAGAGCGTCGGTTTCTATATTAACAACTATCATTTTGGCAAATGAATCAGTCATAGAAGACATTAAGAAGAAGGGTTTAAGGCTAAGTGATTTGGCAACtgctttaaaaagaaatgtgcCCGAGGCAGCTATTCTTATTTACTTGATAAAGCCATCTCCTACAGAAATTAAGACCTTAGAGCTCTTACCGACATTGGTGGAGGTTATATGCACTTCAAAATTGTACAAAGGGAAGCTTGAATCAGTTCGGCTGACACCACCTGCTGCATCACTGATGATTATCGAAGTACTCGTAACTGCATTTGATTATGCTACAAATAACATGCATTTGGCTGCAATAAATTCTCCGCGAGTCCTCTGTGGCCTCCTAGATGTTGCAAGACATCAAAATCTGGAAGAACTAATCTCTTTGGCCACAATTCTTGTAAAATGCATACAGTTCGATGGACAATGCAGAAAATATTTGTCTGAATTCACTGCTGTTGCTCCACTGGCCTGCCTTCTACAGAGTGGTGAGAAGCGCGCCATTATGATAGCACTTGAATTCTTTCATGAGATCCTTCGCATACCAAG ATCATCAGCCATAGACCTATTGCAACGGATACACAAAGAAGgaaacattaatattttgcaCATATTAAAGCTTTCTCTTCAACAACTGCAATCCGATTACCAACTTTTGGCAGCAAATTTGTTGCTTCAGTTAGACACACTG GAAAATACAACTGGTAAAAGTGTGTTCACAGAAGAGGCAATGCAGGTAATCCTCAAAGCAGTAGCATCTGAAGAAAGCTCGACGATGCAGCTATTATCTTCATTCATTCTATCAAACATTGGTGGAACATTTTCTTGGACAGGAGAGCCATACACAGTAGCTTGGCTTGTGAAGAAGGCCGGTTTAAACTCATCGTGGCTACAGAACATGATAAGAAACTTTGACTGGTTGGATCAAAGCCTGCAG GATAGAGGAGTAGACTCATGGAGCAGCAAGATTGCAAAGAGCATTATTGAAATTGGGAAGCCCATCTATTATGCTCTCGAGAAGGGACTGAAGAGTAAGACAAAGAGTGTGTGTCGGGACTCTCTCACCACAATTGCATGGCTTAGTTTTGAAGTTTCAAAAAGTCCAAATAGTGTAAGACATTCTGCATGCCAAATCTTACTCGATGGAGTTGAACAATTTTTGCATCCTGGATTGGAGCTTGAAGAAAGACTCTTAGCTTGTCTGTGCATCTACAACTATGCTTCTGGCAAAG GAATGCAAAAGCTTATTCGTTCATCAGAAGGAGTGCGAGAATCACTGCGACGCCTTTCGAATGTAACCTGGATGGCGGAGGAATTACATAAAGCAGCTGACTATTACCTGCCCAACATATCG CGTATTTCTTGCGTCCACACTCAAATTCTGGAGGCAAGTCACAAATGCAGTGGAGCTGTGACTGCTCTGATCTACTATAAAGGACTGCTTTGCAGTGGGTTCTCTGATGGTTCAATAAAG ATGTGGGACATCAAGAAGCAATCAGCCGTGCTTGTATGGGGCGTTAAGGAGCACAGAAAGGCAGTGACAAGTTTCTCTTTGTTTGAACCAGGAGAGAGTCTCTTAAGTGGGTCTGCTGATAAAACCATCGGG GTTTGGCAAATGGTCCAAAGGAAATTAGAGCTCATTGAAGTTATAGCAACTAAAGAGCCCATCCGAAAGTTGGACACATATGGCAAAACGATATTTGCAAGCACACAAGGCCACAGAATGAAA GTTATTGATTCATCCAGAACCTTGAAAGATATCTACAGAAGCAAAGGCATTAAGTCCATGAGTGTTGTTCAAGGAAAGATTTATATTGGTTGCATGGACTCAAGTATACAG GAGTTAGCAGTGTCAAATAATGTGGAGCGAGAGATTAAAGCACCATTTAAAAGTTGGAGGCTGCAATCTAAACCTATCAATTCACTTGTTGTGTACAAAGATTGGCTGTATAGTGCAAGTTCGAGTGTAGAAGGATCAAATATTAAG GAATGGAGAAGACACAGAAAGCCTCAAATATCAATAGCTCCTGAAAAAGGAACGACTATACAAGCAATGGCGGTAGTGGAAGACTTCATATACTTGAATTACAACTCTTCTGCAAGCTCCCTTCAG ATTTGGTTGAGAGGAACACAACAGAAAGTAGGAAGAATATCGGCAGGAAGCAAGATAACAAGTCTCCTCACTGCCAATGACATTGTCTTGTGCGGTACAGAGACAGGACTAATCAAG GGCTGGATCCCACTTTAG